The Streptomyces sp. NBC_01353 genome contains a region encoding:
- a CDS encoding LpqB family beta-propeller domain-containing protein: MPDSGDVRSVKASNPGDSQVRVYAVQPRENAEPDEIVDGFLEAMTSDDPGFATARKYLTKDAARTWKPGQSITVLTTAPDREQADRIADPESQGRSYPIRGRQIATVDARHAYQPMSPAEYKDFIHVVQQPSADGKSKEWRIDHLPPGLVLSEADFQRNYRSVNKYYFASGQEWVVADPVYIRQRQDPVTRMDPVTQTVKALLEGPTNWLKPAVDSRFPSGTELKEGVTSLTTDDQSTLKVPLNAKADRVGGEVCRRMAAQLLFTLGDLTSVRVEQVELQRGSDGGRLCVLSKAQAEEFAPVHDSGRAENPFFVDEHGMVKTLPVGGKEDAEADATLGPFGKGAMPLRSVAVDREESRAAGVGKDGRELRVASILSDDDLPPALVSSGAVRPEDRLSAPSWDGRGDLWVADRDPVKPRLWMVPGGDGEPVEVRAPWLADGARVESLRVSADGVRIALLLKEKEGRTTLKIGRVEREGSGTQQTVSVVDLQPVAPRMEAVTAVSWAGPSRLVVVGKEAGGVQQIRYIQTDGATSTASVLLGLNGVTAVAAPNDERAPVVADSGNDGIVRLMPGANWQRMVKVAGSAPVYPG; the protein is encoded by the coding sequence ATGCCCGACAGCGGGGACGTACGGAGTGTGAAGGCGTCCAATCCGGGCGACTCGCAGGTCCGGGTGTATGCCGTGCAGCCGCGGGAGAACGCGGAGCCCGACGAGATCGTCGACGGCTTCCTGGAGGCCATGACCAGCGACGATCCCGGTTTCGCCACGGCCCGGAAGTATCTGACGAAGGACGCCGCGCGGACCTGGAAGCCCGGGCAGAGCATCACCGTGCTCACCACGGCGCCGGACCGGGAGCAGGCCGACCGGATCGCGGACCCGGAGAGTCAGGGGCGGTCGTATCCGATCCGCGGCCGGCAGATCGCCACGGTGGACGCGCGGCACGCGTACCAGCCGATGAGCCCTGCCGAGTACAAGGACTTCATCCACGTGGTGCAGCAGCCCTCCGCGGACGGCAAGAGCAAGGAGTGGCGCATCGACCACCTGCCGCCGGGTCTTGTGCTCAGCGAGGCCGACTTCCAGCGCAACTACCGCTCCGTCAACAAGTACTACTTCGCCTCGGGGCAGGAGTGGGTCGTCGCCGACCCGGTGTACATCCGGCAGCGGCAGGACCCGGTGACCCGGATGGATCCGGTGACCCAGACCGTCAAGGCGCTGCTCGAGGGCCCGACGAACTGGCTGAAGCCGGCGGTGGATTCGCGTTTCCCCTCCGGTACGGAGCTGAAGGAGGGCGTCACCTCGCTCACGACGGACGACCAGTCCACGCTGAAGGTGCCGCTCAACGCCAAGGCCGACCGGGTGGGCGGGGAGGTGTGCCGGCGGATGGCGGCTCAGTTGCTGTTCACGCTCGGCGATCTGACGTCCGTACGGGTCGAGCAGGTGGAGCTGCAGCGGGGGTCCGACGGCGGGCGGCTGTGTGTGCTGTCGAAGGCACAGGCGGAGGAGTTCGCCCCGGTGCACGACTCGGGCAGGGCGGAGAACCCCTTCTTCGTCGACGAGCACGGCATGGTGAAGACGCTGCCGGTCGGCGGCAAGGAGGACGCGGAGGCGGACGCGACGCTCGGGCCGTTCGGCAAGGGCGCGATGCCGCTGAGGTCGGTCGCGGTGGACCGTGAGGAGAGCCGGGCGGCGGGGGTCGGCAAGGACGGGCGGGAGCTGCGTGTGGCGTCGATCCTCTCCGACGACGACCTGCCTCCCGCGCTGGTGTCGAGCGGCGCCGTCCGGCCCGAGGACCGGTTGTCCGCGCCGAGCTGGGACGGTCGGGGCGATCTGTGGGTGGCGGACCGCGACCCGGTGAAGCCGCGTCTGTGGATGGTTCCGGGTGGTGACGGGGAGCCCGTCGAGGTCCGGGCCCCCTGGCTCGCGGACGGAGCCCGGGTCGAGTCGCTGCGGGTCTCCGCGGACGGTGTGCGGATCGCGCTGCTGCTCAAGGAGAAGGAAGGCCGCACCACCCTGAAGATCGGCCGGGTGGAGCGGGAGGGCAGCGGGACGCAGCAGACCGTGTCGGTCGTGGATCTGCAGCCCGTCGCGCCGCGGATGGAGGCCGTCACCGCCGTGTCCTGGGCCGGTCCGAGCAGGCTGGTCGTCGTCGGCAAGGAGGCGGGCGGAGTCCAGCAGATCCGCTACATCCAGACGGACGGCGCGACCTCTACGGCCTCGGTGCTGCTGGGCCTGAACGGGGTGACGGCCGTCGCCGCACCGAACGACGAGCGCGCTCCGGTGGTCGCCGACTCGGGCAACGACGGCATCGTGCGTCTCATGCCGGGCGCGAACTGGCAGCGGATGGTCAAGGTCGCGGGCTCCGCGCCGGTCTATCCGGGGTAG
- a CDS encoding ComF family protein, whose protein sequence is MRGWLREIAGLVLPVACGGCGRPRTELCPRCREELAGPGPRRVRPVPEPAGLPVVHASAPYADAVRSVLLAHKERGALSLAGPLGSALAGAVEAAAGCCDASGTHPLLLVPVPSSRRSVRARGHDPTRRIALAAAGRLRSRGRAARVIPVLRQRRAVADQSGLGARGRFANLAGALEVVTGGARLMEGGRVVLVDDLMTTGASLTEAARALSAVHLPFIQARSEGTAENGTPERRFVQAAAAVVACSPSSFEINRN, encoded by the coding sequence ATGCGGGGGTGGTTGCGCGAGATCGCCGGACTGGTGCTGCCGGTCGCCTGCGGAGGCTGCGGCAGGCCCCGTACGGAGTTGTGCCCGCGGTGCCGGGAGGAGCTGGCAGGCCCCGGCCCGCGCCGGGTGCGGCCCGTTCCCGAGCCGGCCGGGCTGCCGGTCGTCCATGCCTCGGCGCCGTATGCCGACGCCGTACGGTCGGTGCTTCTCGCCCACAAGGAGCGCGGCGCGCTCTCCCTCGCCGGACCCCTCGGGTCGGCGCTCGCCGGCGCCGTGGAGGCTGCTGCTGGGTGCTGTGACGCCTCGGGGACCCACCCCCTTCTCCTTGTACCGGTGCCCTCGTCACGGCGCTCGGTGCGGGCGCGTGGCCACGATCCGACTCGGCGTATCGCGCTCGCGGCGGCGGGCCGGTTGCGCAGTCGGGGGCGGGCCGCTCGGGTGATTCCGGTGCTGCGCCAGCGCCGCGCCGTGGCGGACCAGTCGGGGCTCGGCGCCCGGGGACGGTTCGCCAATCTGGCCGGGGCGCTGGAGGTCGTGACCGGTGGTGCGCGGCTCATGGAGGGCGGGCGGGTGGTGCTGGTCGACGATCTGATGACCACGGGCGCCTCGTTGACGGAGGCGGCGCGGGCACTGAGTGCCGTACACCTGCCGTTCATTCAGGCACGGAGTGAAGGCACGGCGGAAAACGGCACGCCGGAAAGGCGATTCGTACAAGCCGCGGCGGCGGTAGTCGCATGTTCTCCGTCGTCGTTCGAAATAAACCGGAACTGA
- the raiA gene encoding ribosome-associated translation inhibitor RaiA, which translates to MLVGRGAVLSDPGTEFCVDIVVKGRKTEVPERFRKHVAEKLKLERIQKLDGKVISLDVEVSKEHNPRQADRSDRVEITLHSRGPVIRAEAAAGDPYAALDLASDKLDARLRKQHDKRYTRRGNGRLSAAEVADVVPGVAQLNGSGELVGQESAGVPTTMMGSIEVQGEGPLVVREKTHRAAPMTLDQALYEMELVGHDFYLFVDSDTKQPSVVYRRHAYDYGVIHLESDPLAEGGGAGGALGG; encoded by the coding sequence ATGCTCGTCGGCCGAGGAGCCGTTCTGAGCGATCCGGGAACGGAGTTCTGCGTGGACATCGTCGTCAAGGGCCGCAAGACCGAGGTGCCCGAGCGGTTCCGCAAGCACGTGGCCGAGAAGCTGAAGCTGGAGAGAATCCAGAAGCTCGACGGCAAGGTGATCAGCCTCGACGTCGAGGTGTCCAAGGAGCACAACCCGCGGCAGGCCGACAGGTCCGACCGTGTAGAGATCACCCTCCACTCCCGAGGCCCGGTGATCCGGGCGGAAGCGGCGGCAGGCGACCCGTACGCAGCGCTCGACCTCGCCAGCGACAAGCTGGACGCGCGACTGCGCAAGCAGCACGACAAGCGGTACACCCGCCGTGGCAACGGCAGGCTGTCGGCGGCCGAGGTCGCCGATGTGGTGCCGGGCGTCGCACAGCTCAACGGAAGCGGCGAGCTGGTGGGTCAGGAGTCCGCCGGGGTGCCCACCACGATGATGGGCTCGATCGAAGTGCAGGGCGAAGGCCCGCTGGTGGTCCGCGAGAAGACGCACCGGGCCGCCCCGATGACCCTCGACCAGGCGCTCTACGAGATGGAGCTCGTCGGTCACGACTTCTATCTGTTCGTCGACTCCGACACCAAGCAGCCGAGTGTCGTCTACCGGCGGCACGCATACGACTACGGCGTCATCCATCTGGAGAGCGACCCGCTCGCCGAGGGCGGCGGCGCCGGTGGTGCCCTCGGCGGCTGA
- a CDS encoding response regulator transcription factor, translated as MADSFGPVHSGREPDGAATPERSDSDSGESRKEPIRVLVVDDHALFRRGLEIVLAQEEDIQVVGEAGDGAEAVDKAADLLPDIVLMDVRMPKRGGIEACTSIKEVAPSAKIIMLTISDEEADLYDAIKAGATGYLLKEISTDEVATAIRAVADGQSQISPSMASKLLTEFKSMIQRTDERRLVPAPRLTDRELEVLKLVATGMNNRDIAKELFISENTVKNHVRNILEKLQLHSRMEAVVYAMREKILEIR; from the coding sequence ATGGCGGACAGCTTCGGGCCGGTGCACAGCGGGCGAGAGCCTGATGGCGCGGCCACCCCCGAGCGATCGGATTCGGACAGCGGGGAGTCCCGCAAGGAGCCGATCCGAGTCCTTGTGGTGGACGACCATGCCCTCTTCCGTCGCGGCCTGGAGATCGTCCTCGCCCAGGAGGAGGACATTCAGGTCGTCGGCGAGGCGGGCGACGGGGCGGAGGCCGTCGACAAGGCCGCCGACCTGCTGCCCGACATCGTGCTGATGGATGTCCGGATGCCCAAGCGCGGCGGCATCGAGGCCTGCACCTCCATCAAGGAGGTGGCTCCCAGCGCGAAGATCATCATGCTGACGATCAGTGATGAGGAGGCCGATCTCTACGACGCGATCAAGGCGGGCGCGACCGGCTATCTCCTGAAGGAGATCTCCACCGACGAGGTCGCCACCGCGATTCGCGCGGTGGCCGACGGCCAGTCGCAGATCAGCCCGTCGATGGCGTCCAAGCTCCTCACCGAGTTCAAGTCGATGATCCAGCGCACGGACGAGCGCCGGCTGGTACCGGCGCCCCGGCTGACCGACCGCGAGCTGGAAGTCCTCAAGCTCGTCGCGACCGGGATGAACAACCGGGACATCGCCAAGGAGTTGTTCATCTCCGAGAACACGGTGAAGAACCACGTGCGCAACATCCTGGAGAAGCTCCAGCTGCATTCCAGGATGGAGGCCGTGGTCTACGCGATGCGGGAGAAGATCCTCGAGATCCGCTGA
- a CDS encoding crosslink repair DNA glycosylase YcaQ family protein yields the protein MTTAPPPVAELSADEARRIALRAQGFLGAPDRRAGVRGVLRHLGQVQLDTISVLARSHELIPYARLGAVGRRTVEDAYWTEGHAFEYWSHAACILPVEEWPLFAFRRRAYRSRPQWHHHLPDGAYDAVIKQLRAEGPQTATELGGAKNKGEWWDWSESKIAVERALMHGEVVCTERRGWKRVYDLAERAIPDALLQVDLDDAECLRRLVRQAGEALGVGTRADIADYHRIKGEAFDAAVEASGLVPVTVAGWAKPAWADPAALATEPRGRHRTTLLSPFDSLIWERARTERIFGFTHRLEAYVPKQKRVHGYFAMPLLAGGKLLGRVDPAREGRTLVARQVSLDSPKAVGPMAQALREAAGWVGCDSVRIERADRPELIAPLTAALG from the coding sequence ATGACGACTGCGCCGCCGCCTGTTGCCGAACTGTCCGCGGACGAGGCCCGCCGGATCGCCCTGCGCGCCCAGGGGTTCCTGGGCGCGCCCGACCGCCGCGCGGGGGTGCGGGGCGTGCTGCGCCACCTGGGCCAGGTGCAGCTCGACACGATCTCGGTCCTGGCCCGCTCGCACGAGCTGATCCCGTACGCACGGCTGGGCGCGGTGGGCCGTAGGACGGTCGAGGACGCGTACTGGACCGAAGGGCACGCCTTCGAGTACTGGTCGCACGCGGCCTGCATCCTGCCGGTCGAGGAGTGGCCGCTCTTCGCCTTCCGCCGCCGTGCCTACCGCTCCCGCCCGCAGTGGCACCACCACCTGCCCGACGGCGCGTACGACGCCGTGATCAAGCAGCTTCGGGCCGAGGGCCCGCAGACCGCGACGGAGCTCGGCGGCGCGAAGAACAAGGGCGAGTGGTGGGACTGGTCCGAGTCGAAGATCGCTGTGGAACGGGCGCTGATGCACGGCGAGGTGGTGTGCACCGAGCGTCGCGGCTGGAAGCGGGTCTACGACCTGGCCGAGCGGGCGATCCCGGACGCCCTGCTCCAGGTCGATCTGGACGACGCCGAGTGCCTGCGGCGGCTGGTGCGGCAGGCGGGCGAGGCGCTGGGCGTGGGGACGCGCGCGGACATCGCCGACTACCACCGGATCAAGGGCGAGGCGTTCGACGCCGCGGTGGAGGCCTCCGGGCTCGTGCCGGTGACGGTGGCGGGCTGGGCCAAGCCGGCCTGGGCCGATCCTGCGGCGCTGGCGACGGAGCCACGCGGCCGGCACCGTACGACGCTGCTGTCGCCGTTCGACTCGCTGATCTGGGAGCGGGCGCGCACGGAGCGGATCTTCGGCTTCACCCACCGCCTGGAGGCGTACGTGCCGAAGCAGAAGCGCGTGCACGGCTACTTCGCCATGCCGCTGCTGGCGGGCGGGAAGCTGCTCGGCCGCGTCGACCCGGCGCGCGAGGGCAGGACGCTGGTGGCCCGGCAGGTGTCGCTGGACTCCCCCAAGGCGGTCGGTCCGATGGCGCAGGCGCTGCGCGAGGCGGCCGGATGGGTGGGCTGCGACTCGGTGCGGATCGAGCGGGCGGACCGACCGGAGCTGATCGCCCCGCTGACGGCCGCCCTCGGCTGA
- a CDS encoding GNAT family N-acetyltransferase has translation MEPKTLITERLTLGRFTPEDADEIHAICQDPEIQRWTTVPSPYGRQDAEFFLNRLVPDGWRDDTDYSFAVRPREGGPILAAIALHHPRAGTWEVGFWTAKEHRGRGYMTEAVLALAGWAFTELRCTRLEWRAEVGNAGSRATAEKAGFAVEGVLRAALPNKGVLRDSWVGALLPSDLGLPGALPYPAATSQTLG, from the coding sequence ATGGAGCCGAAGACACTGATCACGGAACGTCTGACCCTCGGCAGGTTCACGCCGGAGGACGCCGACGAGATCCACGCGATCTGCCAGGACCCCGAGATCCAGCGCTGGACGACCGTCCCCTCGCCCTACGGGCGTCAGGACGCCGAGTTCTTCCTGAACCGTCTCGTGCCCGACGGCTGGCGCGACGACACCGACTACAGCTTCGCCGTACGGCCCCGGGAGGGCGGCCCGATCCTCGCCGCCATCGCGTTGCACCACCCGCGCGCGGGCACATGGGAGGTCGGCTTCTGGACGGCCAAGGAGCACCGCGGCCGCGGCTATATGACGGAGGCCGTCCTCGCGCTGGCCGGCTGGGCCTTCACGGAGCTTCGCTGCACGCGCCTGGAGTGGCGCGCCGAGGTCGGCAACGCGGGCTCGCGGGCGACCGCCGAGAAGGCCGGATTCGCGGTCGAGGGCGTGCTGCGCGCCGCGCTGCCGAACAAGGGAGTACTGCGGGACTCCTGGGTCGGCGCGCTGCTGCCGTCCGACCTCGGCCTGCCGGGCGCCCTCCCGTATCCGGCGGCGACTTCCCAGACCCTGGGATGA
- the secA gene encoding preprotein translocase subunit SecA, which produces MSVFNKLMRAGEGKILRKLHRIADQVNSIEEDFVNLSDAELRGLTEEYKQRYADGESLDDLLPEAFATVREAAKRVLGQRHYDVQLMGGAALHLGYVAEMKTGEGKTLVGTLPAYLNALSGKGVHLITVNDYLAERDSEMMGRVHKFLGLEVGCILANMTPAQRREQYGCDITYGTNNEFGFDYLRDNMAWSKDELVQRGHNFACVDEVDSILVDEARTPLIISGPADQATKWYGDFAKLVTRLTRGEAGNPLKGIEETGDYEVDEKKRTVGIHETGVAKVEDWLGIDNLYESVNTPLVGYLNNAIKAKELFKNDKDYVVIDGEVMIVDEHTGRILAGRRYNEGMHQAIEAKEGVDIKDENQTLATITLQNFFRLYDKLSGMTGTAMTEAAEFHQIYKLGVVPIPTNRPMVRKDQSDLIYRTEVAKFAAVVDDIAEKHEKGQPILVGTTSVEKSEYLSQQLSKRGIQHEVLNAKQHDREATIVAQAGRKGAVTVATNMAGRGTDIKLGGNPDDLAEAELRQAGLDPVEHVEEWAAALPAALERAEAAVKAEFEEVKELGGLYVLGTERHESRRIDNQLRGRSGRQGDPGESRFYLSLGDDLMRLFKAQMVERVMAMANVPDDVPIENKMVTRAIASAQSQVETQNFETRKNVLKYDEVLNRQREVIYGERRRVLEGEDLQEQIQHFMDDTIDDYIRQETAEGFAEEWDLDRLWTAFKQLYPVKATVDELEEAAGDRAGITAEFIAESVKDDIHDQYEAREKSLGSDIMRELERRVVLSVLDRKWREHLYEMDYLQEGIGLRAMAQKDPLVEYQREGFDMFTAMMEGIKEESVGYLFNLEVQVEQQVEEVPVKDAAPSLTKEDAVPAPARPEIRAKGLEAPQRPDRLHFTAPKVDGDGSVVEGDFVSEDASGGGDGLTRAERRKAQKSSGGRRRKK; this is translated from the coding sequence GTGTCCGTCTTCAACAAGCTCATGCGTGCAGGCGAAGGCAAGATCCTGCGCAAACTGCACCGCATCGCGGACCAGGTCAACTCCATCGAAGAGGACTTCGTCAACCTCTCCGACGCCGAGTTGCGGGGACTCACCGAGGAGTACAAGCAGCGGTACGCCGACGGTGAGAGCCTCGACGACCTGCTCCCCGAGGCCTTCGCGACCGTCCGCGAGGCCGCCAAGCGCGTCCTCGGCCAGCGCCACTACGACGTCCAGCTGATGGGCGGCGCCGCCCTGCACCTCGGCTACGTGGCCGAGATGAAGACCGGTGAGGGCAAGACCCTCGTCGGCACGCTCCCGGCGTATCTGAACGCGCTGTCCGGCAAGGGCGTCCACCTGATCACGGTGAACGACTACCTCGCCGAGCGCGACTCCGAGATGATGGGCCGCGTCCACAAGTTCCTGGGCCTCGAGGTCGGCTGCATCCTCGCCAACATGACGCCGGCCCAGCGCCGCGAGCAGTACGGCTGCGACATCACCTACGGCACGAACAACGAGTTCGGCTTCGACTACCTGCGCGACAACATGGCGTGGTCCAAGGACGAGCTCGTCCAGCGCGGCCACAACTTCGCCTGTGTCGACGAGGTCGACTCCATCCTCGTCGACGAGGCCCGTACGCCGCTGATCATCTCCGGCCCGGCGGACCAGGCCACCAAGTGGTACGGCGACTTCGCCAAGCTGGTCACCCGCCTCACCAGGGGTGAGGCCGGAAACCCGCTCAAGGGCATCGAGGAGACCGGCGACTACGAGGTCGACGAGAAGAAGCGCACCGTCGGCATCCACGAGACCGGCGTCGCCAAGGTCGAGGACTGGCTGGGCATCGACAACCTCTACGAGTCGGTGAACACGCCGCTCGTCGGGTACCTGAACAACGCCATCAAGGCCAAGGAACTCTTCAAGAACGACAAGGACTACGTCGTCATCGACGGCGAAGTCATGATCGTCGACGAGCACACCGGTCGTATCCTCGCCGGCCGCCGCTACAACGAGGGCATGCACCAGGCGATCGAGGCGAAGGAAGGGGTGGACATCAAGGACGAGAACCAGACCCTCGCCACGATCACCCTGCAGAACTTCTTCCGCCTCTACGACAAGCTCTCCGGCATGACCGGTACGGCCATGACCGAGGCGGCCGAGTTCCACCAGATCTACAAGCTCGGCGTCGTCCCGATCCCGACGAACAGGCCCATGGTCCGTAAGGACCAGTCGGACCTGATCTACCGGACCGAGGTCGCCAAGTTCGCCGCCGTCGTCGACGACATCGCGGAGAAGCACGAGAAGGGCCAGCCGATCCTCGTCGGTACGACGTCGGTCGAGAAGTCCGAGTACCTCTCCCAGCAGCTCTCCAAGCGCGGCATCCAGCACGAGGTGCTCAACGCCAAGCAGCACGACCGTGAGGCGACGATCGTCGCCCAGGCCGGCCGCAAGGGCGCCGTCACCGTCGCCACGAACATGGCCGGTCGAGGCACCGACATCAAGCTCGGCGGCAACCCGGACGACCTGGCCGAGGCCGAGCTGCGCCAGGCGGGCCTGGACCCGGTCGAGCACGTCGAGGAGTGGGCCGCGGCCCTCCCGGCCGCCCTGGAGCGTGCCGAGGCGGCCGTGAAGGCGGAGTTCGAGGAGGTCAAGGAGCTCGGCGGGCTGTACGTGCTGGGCACCGAGCGCCACGAGTCCCGCCGGATCGACAACCAGCTGCGCGGTCGTTCCGGCCGCCAGGGCGACCCGGGCGAGTCCCGCTTCTACCTCTCCCTCGGCGACGACCTGATGCGCCTGTTCAAGGCCCAGATGGTGGAGCGCGTCATGGCCATGGCCAATGTGCCGGACGACGTGCCGATCGAGAACAAGATGGTCACCCGCGCCATCGCCTCCGCGCAGTCCCAGGTCGAGACCCAGAACTTCGAGACGCGTAAGAACGTCCTGAAGTACGACGAGGTCCTCAACCGGCAGCGTGAGGTCATCTACGGCGAGCGTCGCCGCGTCCTGGAAGGCGAGGACCTGCAGGAGCAGATCCAGCACTTCATGGACGACACGATCGACGACTACATCCGCCAGGAGACCGCCGAGGGCTTCGCGGAGGAGTGGGACCTCGACCGGCTGTGGACCGCGTTCAAGCAGCTCTACCCGGTGAAGGCCACCGTGGACGAGCTGGAGGAGGCGGCCGGCGACCGTGCGGGCATCACCGCCGAGTTCATCGCCGAGTCCGTCAAGGACGACATCCACGATCAGTACGAGGCCCGTGAGAAGTCGCTCGGCTCGGACATCATGCGTGAGCTGGAGCGCCGCGTGGTCCTCTCCGTGCTCGACCGCAAGTGGCGCGAGCACCTCTACGAGATGGACTACCTCCAGGAGGGCATCGGCCTGCGCGCTATGGCGCAGAAGGACCCGCTGGTGGAGTACCAGCGCGAGGGCTTCGACATGTTCACCGCCATGATGGAGGGCATCAAGGAGGAGTCCGTCGGCTACCTGTTCAACCTGGAGGTCCAGGTCGAGCAGCAGGTCGAGGAGGTCCCGGTGAAGGACGCGGCTCCCTCGCTCACCAAGGAGGACGCCGTGCCGGCGCCCGCGCGTCCGGAGATCCGCGCCAAGGGTCTTGAGGCCCCGCAGCGGCCGGACCGGCTGCACTTCACCGCGCCGAAGGTGGACGGCGACGGCAGCGTCGTCGAGGGCGACTTCGTGAGCGAGGACGCTTCGGGCGGCGGTGACGGTCTGACGCGGGCGGAGCGTCGCAAGGCGCAGAAGAGCAGCGGCGGGCGTCGCCGCAAGAAGTAA
- a CDS encoding HAD hydrolase-like protein, with protein sequence MGKHGKHLVWDWNGTLLDDIDAVIGATNAAFAELGLEPITLARYRDLYTVPVPKFYERLMGRLPTDAEWELMDGAFHRHYWQRAEDCGLTIGAAELLAARQDSGFTQSLLSLAPHAELIPLVRRHGIEERFVRVDGRVGASTEGKSGHMVRHLEALGGVDPVRIVVIGDAADDARAAAYVGARAVLYTGGSHSRASLEAVGVPVVDSLAEAVAVAEELV encoded by the coding sequence ATGGGGAAGCACGGAAAGCACTTGGTCTGGGACTGGAACGGCACGCTGCTCGACGACATCGACGCGGTCATCGGGGCGACGAACGCGGCCTTCGCGGAGCTGGGCCTTGAGCCGATCACGCTCGCGCGCTACCGGGATCTGTACACGGTGCCGGTGCCGAAGTTCTACGAACGGCTGATGGGGCGGCTGCCCACGGACGCGGAGTGGGAGCTGATGGACGGCGCGTTCCATCGGCACTACTGGCAGCGGGCCGAGGACTGTGGTCTGACGATCGGGGCGGCGGAGCTGCTGGCCGCGCGGCAGGATTCCGGTTTCACGCAGTCGCTGCTCTCGCTGGCGCCGCACGCCGAGCTGATTCCGCTGGTGCGGAGGCACGGGATCGAGGAACGGTTCGTGCGGGTGGATGGGCGAGTGGGGGCCTCCACCGAGGGGAAGTCGGGGCATATGGTGCGGCATCTGGAGGCGCTCGGCGGTGTCGACCCAGTGCGGATCGTGGTGATCGGGGACGCAGCCGACGACGCGCGGGCGGCGGCGTACGTGGGGGCGCGTGCCGTTCTCTACACCGGAGGATCGCACAGCAGGGCGTCGCTGGAGGCGGTAGGAGTACCCGTGGTCGACTCGCTCGCGGAGGCGGTCGCCGTGGCTGAGGAGCTGGTCTAG
- a CDS encoding DJ-1/PfpI family protein, producing the protein MMAKILIVTGDAAESLEVMYPYQRLLEEGYEVHIAAPARKQLRFVVHDFEPGYDTYTEKPGYSWPADLAFSEVDPGDYIAVVIPGGRAPEYLRNDPELRKILKSFFDSDKPVAQICHGPLLTAAIGGLEGRRVTAYPALELDMQAAGASFQDTEAVVDGTLVSSRAWPDHPTWMREFLKVLRAAG; encoded by the coding sequence ATCATGGCGAAGATCTTGATCGTGACCGGGGACGCGGCGGAATCACTGGAGGTCATGTACCCGTACCAGCGCCTGCTCGAAGAGGGGTACGAGGTCCACATCGCGGCTCCGGCCCGCAAGCAGCTGCGGTTCGTGGTGCACGACTTCGAGCCGGGCTACGACACGTACACAGAGAAGCCGGGCTACAGCTGGCCCGCCGACCTGGCGTTCTCGGAGGTGGATCCGGGCGACTACATCGCGGTCGTGATCCCGGGCGGCCGGGCTCCGGAGTACCTCCGCAACGACCCGGAGCTCCGTAAGATCCTCAAGTCGTTCTTCGACTCGGACAAGCCGGTGGCCCAGATCTGCCACGGCCCGCTCCTGACGGCGGCGATCGGCGGCCTGGAGGGCCGCAGGGTCACGGCGTACCCGGCCCTGGAACTCGACATGCAGGCGGCAGGCGCCAGCTTCCAGGACACGGAAGCGGTGGTGGACGGCACCCTGGTCTCCTCAAGGGCCTGGCCGGACCACCCGACGTGGATGCGAGAATTCCTGAAGGTCCTGCGCGCGGCGGGCTGA